From the Lolium rigidum isolate FL_2022 chromosome 2, APGP_CSIRO_Lrig_0.1, whole genome shotgun sequence genome, one window contains:
- the LOC124687487 gene encoding B-box zinc finger protein 20-like — protein sequence MKVQCDVCAAEAASVFCCADEAALCDACDRRVHRANKLAGKHRRFSLLHPSSSPSAAQTPPPLCDICQEKRGFLFCKEDRAILCRECDAAVHTASELATRHARYLLTGVRISSEPAASPAPPSQEEENTSSSLCCSGDDDAAWPAPSHGASSGGSSISEYLTKTLPGWHVEDFLVDDATAATAASAAGSSYQGVAQNVGLHEAGYPAAWTAQEHWVPRVYAAELGGSKRSRTTSGNPYW from the exons ATGAAGGTGCAGTGCGACGTGTGCGCggcggaggctgcctccgtgtTCTGCTGCGCCGACGAGGCCGCGCTCTGCGACGCCTGCGACCGCCGCgtgcaccgcgccaacaagctcGCCGGGAAGCACCGCCGCTTCTCGCTGCTCCACCCCTCGTCGTCTCCGTCGGCGgcccagacgccgccgccgctctgcgACATCTGCCAG GAGAAGAGGGGCTTCCTGTTCTGCAAGGAGGACAGGGCGATCCTGTGCCGGGAGTGCGACGCCGCGGTGCACACGGCGAGCGAGCTCGCCACGCGCCACGCCCGCTACCTGCTCACTGGCGTGCGGATCTCATCGGAGCCGGCCGCTTCCCCCGCGCCGCCGTCTCAGGAGGAGGAGAACACCAGCAGCAGCCTCTGctgcagcggcgacgacgacgcggcgtggccggcgccaagccacggcgccagcagcggcggcagcagcatctccGAGTACCTCACCAAGACGCTGCCAGGGTGGCACGTCGAGGACTTCCTCGTCGACGACGCCACAGCGGCCACCGCTGCTTCGGCGGCCGGATCGTCGTATCAG GGAGTCGCTCAGAACGTTGGGCTGCACGAAGCCGGCTACCCAGCTGCGTGGACGGCGCAGGAGCACTGGGTGCCGCGGGTGTACGCGGCGGAGCTGGGAGGCAGCAAGAGGTCCCGGACGACCTCCGGCAACCCGTACTGGTGA